DNA from Plasmodium reichenowi strain SY57 chromosome Unknown, whole genome shotgun sequence:
tatatatatatatacatatatcttttttgttttaGTTTTTTCCTTACACATATATGgtaatttattatatttattattattatattcaaaaGCAGAATCATTTACATTAGAATCATAGAATCCATTTTCATCATTCctataaaataataaaataaaaatatacacatttatatatatatatatatatatgttcttataa
Protein-coding regions in this window:
- a CDS encoding erythrocyte binding antigen-181, which produces MHYIAGGGIIALLLFILGSASYRKNLNDENGFYDSNVNDSAFEYNNNKYNKLPYM